From the genome of Candidatus Microthrix subdominans, one region includes:
- a CDS encoding DUF222 domain-containing protein yields the protein MSSMVWALDARTVIDRINLGLDGLFAAGVAPVDGPDAIVWLREVEVLRRQVDAAATALVGAIDRAGLYVDDGHASAMVMAKHHAKLSGAEASAREKTARACRSLPKLADAWADGEIGTDQMHLLGRVHTNPRVAPAMEARQHQFLADANILSARQFESKTRQWERLIDEDGPEPANERNHTNRNTKLVQNPWDNSWDLTGFFASIQGAEMREILDRYIDAEFRADWAEAKARLGDTVTNADLERTPPQRRADALHRLFQDAASAPDGAVPPGFVHNIHWSAAAYEEMLDAIDADRAPKFDPDTYMCRNGDSHGVDPTEAATNSLDGLAAQIRRMIVDAAGVVIDLGRARRFTGSARTAATAGHTCCVWPGCTVPTSACEIDHLHEHGKGGPTSPSNAAPLCGKHNRWKQKGFTIHRNPDGTWHTTRPDGSQLE from the coding sequence ATGAGTTCGATGGTGTGGGCGCTTGACGCGAGGACGGTGATCGACCGGATCAACCTGGGTCTTGATGGGTTGTTTGCTGCCGGTGTGGCGCCGGTTGACGGCCCCGATGCCATCGTGTGGTTGCGTGAGGTTGAGGTGTTACGTCGGCAGGTTGACGCTGCGGCCACGGCGTTGGTGGGTGCGATCGACCGGGCCGGGCTGTATGTGGATGACGGGCACGCGTCGGCCATGGTGATGGCCAAGCATCACGCCAAGCTGTCCGGGGCGGAGGCATCGGCACGTGAGAAGACCGCTAGGGCGTGCCGCTCGCTGCCGAAGCTGGCCGACGCGTGGGCCGATGGTGAGATCGGAACCGATCAGATGCACCTGTTGGGCCGGGTGCATACCAATCCTCGGGTCGCACCCGCGATGGAAGCCCGCCAACACCAGTTCCTTGCCGATGCCAACATCCTGTCGGCCAGGCAGTTCGAGTCGAAGACCCGCCAGTGGGAACGCCTGATCGATGAGGACGGCCCCGAGCCGGCCAACGAACGCAATCACACCAACCGCAACACCAAACTGGTCCAGAACCCGTGGGACAACTCCTGGGACCTCACCGGGTTCTTCGCGTCGATCCAGGGTGCCGAGATGCGCGAGATCCTCGACCGGTACATCGACGCCGAATTCCGGGCGGACTGGGCCGAAGCCAAAGCACGCCTCGGCGACACCGTCACCAACGCCGACCTGGAACGCACCCCACCCCAACGCCGTGCCGACGCGTTGCACCGGCTGTTCCAAGACGCAGCATCGGCACCCGACGGTGCCGTCCCACCCGGGTTCGTCCACAACATCCACTGGTCAGCCGCCGCCTACGAGGAAATGCTCGACGCGATCGACGCCGACCGGGCACCCAAGTTCGACCCCGACACGTACATGTGCCGCAACGGTGACAGTCACGGCGTTGACCCGACCGAAGCGGCCACCAACAGCCTCGACGGTCTCGCCGCCCAGATCCGCCGCATGATCGTCGATGCCGCAGGTGTCGTCATCGACCTCGGACGGGCACGACGGTTCACCGGTTCGGCCCGCACCGCCGCCACCGCCGGGCACACCTGTTGTGTCTGGCCCGGTTGCACCGTCCCGACCAGCGCCTGTGAGATCGACCACCTCCACGAACACGGCAAGGGTGGCCCAACCAGCCCCTCAAACGCGGCACCGTTGTGCGGCAAACACAACCGCTGGAAACAAAAGGGCTTCACCATCCACCGCAACCCCGACGGCACCTGGCACACCACCCGACCCGACGGCAGCCAACTCGAATGA
- the arc gene encoding proteasome ATPase, translating into MTASDETRRLKAEAEELHDAVAAAERELAMLTRRGAEAPKRIRTLEDRLVEVKSQLAQAVTQNEKLTFTLREARDHIAALREEVDKLTRPPAGYATLLASNDDGTVDVQSGGRKMRVEVSPAVEVAELRRGAEVVLNESYNVVMVRPPDLTGEVVTIKEILVAGARALVVGRADEERVAELADHLADAPLRAGDTMLMEPRAGVLVERLPRPEVEELVLEEVPDIAYTDIGGLDRQIESIMDAVELPFLHSELFATYDLPAPKGILLYGPPGCGKTLIAKAVANSLSKQVARTTGADARSFFLSIKGPELLNKYVGETERHIRLVFQRAREKAAEGTPVIVFFDEMESLFRTRGSGISSDMESTIVPQLLAEIDGVEALRNVIVIGASNREDLIDPAILRPGRLDVKIKIERPDAEAATRIFGVYLTARVPIAESEVEELGGGDPAKALQAMAEAAVEEMYRDDEDNQFLEVTYQNGDREIMGFRDFSSGAMIENIVRRSKKLAIKRELAGGPRGVLAADLVASVRQEFREHEDLPNTTNPDDWAKISGKKGERIVYVRTLVSHPEEDEPEGGRAIERVQTGQYL; encoded by the coding sequence TGAAGGCCGAGGCCGAGGAACTCCACGACGCCGTGGCGGCGGCCGAGCGCGAGCTCGCCATGCTCACCCGTCGCGGCGCCGAGGCGCCCAAACGCATCCGGACCCTCGAGGACCGTCTGGTCGAGGTCAAGTCGCAACTGGCCCAGGCGGTCACGCAGAACGAGAAGCTCACCTTCACGCTGCGCGAAGCCCGCGATCACATCGCTGCGCTGCGCGAGGAGGTCGACAAGCTCACCCGTCCCCCTGCCGGCTACGCCACGCTGCTCGCCTCCAACGACGACGGCACGGTCGACGTGCAGTCCGGGGGTCGCAAGATGCGGGTCGAGGTGTCGCCCGCCGTCGAGGTCGCCGAGCTGCGCCGGGGTGCCGAAGTGGTGCTCAACGAGTCCTACAACGTCGTGATGGTGCGGCCGCCCGACCTGACCGGTGAGGTTGTGACGATCAAGGAGATCCTCGTCGCGGGCGCTCGTGCCCTCGTCGTCGGCCGTGCCGACGAGGAGCGGGTCGCCGAGCTGGCCGATCACCTGGCCGATGCGCCGCTGCGAGCCGGCGACACGATGCTGATGGAGCCGCGTGCGGGCGTGCTCGTCGAGCGATTGCCCCGGCCGGAGGTCGAGGAGTTGGTGCTCGAAGAGGTGCCCGACATCGCCTACACCGACATCGGGGGCTTGGACCGCCAGATCGAATCGATCATGGACGCGGTCGAGCTGCCGTTTCTGCACAGCGAGCTGTTCGCCACCTACGACCTGCCTGCGCCCAAGGGCATTCTCTTGTACGGGCCTCCCGGCTGCGGCAAGACGCTCATCGCCAAGGCCGTGGCCAACTCGTTGTCCAAGCAGGTGGCCCGCACCACCGGCGCCGATGCCCGCAGCTTCTTCCTCAGCATCAAGGGTCCCGAGCTGCTCAACAAGTACGTCGGCGAGACCGAACGTCACATTCGCCTCGTCTTCCAACGGGCCCGCGAGAAGGCGGCCGAGGGCACGCCGGTGATCGTGTTCTTCGACGAGATGGAGAGCCTGTTCCGCACCAGGGGAAGCGGCATCTCCTCCGATATGGAATCGACGATCGTGCCCCAGCTGCTGGCGGAGATCGACGGCGTCGAGGCGCTGCGCAACGTGATCGTGATCGGCGCCTCCAACCGCGAGGACCTGATCGACCCGGCCATCCTGCGGCCGGGCCGCCTCGACGTGAAGATCAAGATCGAACGCCCAGATGCCGAGGCGGCCACCCGCATCTTCGGGGTGTACCTCACCGCCCGTGTACCGATCGCCGAATCGGAGGTCGAGGAGCTGGGGGGCGGCGACCCGGCCAAGGCGCTTCAGGCGATGGCCGAGGCCGCCGTCGAGGAGATGTACCGCGACGACGAGGACAACCAGTTTCTCGAGGTCACCTACCAGAACGGCGACCGCGAGATCATGGGCTTCCGCGACTTCTCGTCCGGCGCGATGATCGAAAACATCGTGCGCCGCTCAAAGAAGCTGGCCATCAAACGGGAGCTGGCCGGCGGTCCGCGCGGGGTGCTCGCGGCCGATCTGGTGGCCTCGGTGCGCCAGGAGTTCCGTGAACACGAGGACCTGCCCAACACGACCAACCCGGACGACTGGGCCAAGATCTCGGGCAAAAAGGGAGAGCGGATCGTGTACGTGCGAACGCTGGTGAGCCATCCCGAGGAGGATGAGCCCGAAGGCGGGCGGGCGATCGAGCGGGTTCAGACCGGCCAGTACCTCTAA
- a CDS encoding proteasome accessory factor PafA2, which produces MAIHKVLGIETEYGIIVRNAPEQNPIAASSLLVNAYVSEVARAGTGPRIGWDFGDEMPANDARGVLEQYVQPPEVETHLVNAVLTNGARFYVDHAHPEYSSPEVASARDGVVWDRAGEEVLRRAMTAANAILEDGQEVIVHKNNSDGKGNSYGTHENYVMDRNVPFNRIVARATPHLVTRQVFCGAGKVGSELPGRKDVTYQLSQRADFFEEEVGLETTLKRPIINTRDEPHADPRRYRRLHVIIGDANMSEWATWMKLATTSIVLAMIEDDWPMGELRPVTPVATLRHISWDLSLSETYETLDGGTITALGAQRELCALARGWGEQCDTSAVGGDDVLAEVLGEWERVLDDLEHDRQRAADRVDWVAKGRLLGGFAERHQLPPGAPKLRALDLQYHDMRPDRCLALRAGLRTLVSAVEVAAAVDLPPTDTRAWFRGTVLARFTDQVVTANWDSIVFDTGTSSLSRVPMMEPTRGTEAILGEMVASSADAAELLAKLNASR; this is translated from the coding sequence ATGGCCATTCACAAGGTCCTCGGCATCGAGACCGAGTACGGCATCATCGTGCGCAATGCGCCCGAACAGAACCCGATTGCGGCCTCCAGCCTGTTGGTCAACGCCTACGTGAGCGAGGTGGCCCGTGCCGGCACCGGTCCGCGGATCGGCTGGGACTTCGGTGACGAGATGCCCGCCAACGACGCACGCGGGGTGCTCGAGCAGTACGTGCAGCCGCCTGAGGTGGAAACTCACCTGGTCAACGCCGTGCTGACCAACGGGGCACGGTTCTACGTCGACCACGCCCACCCCGAATATTCCTCGCCCGAGGTGGCATCGGCGCGCGATGGCGTGGTGTGGGACCGGGCCGGGGAGGAGGTGTTGCGCCGGGCGATGACCGCCGCCAACGCCATCTTGGAGGACGGCCAGGAGGTGATCGTCCACAAGAACAACTCCGACGGCAAGGGCAACAGCTACGGCACCCACGAGAACTACGTGATGGACCGCAACGTCCCGTTCAACCGGATCGTCGCCCGCGCCACTCCGCACCTGGTCACCCGCCAGGTGTTCTGCGGCGCAGGCAAGGTGGGGAGCGAGCTGCCCGGCCGAAAGGACGTCACCTACCAGCTCAGCCAACGTGCCGACTTCTTCGAGGAGGAGGTTGGCCTCGAAACGACGCTGAAGCGGCCGATCATCAACACCCGGGACGAACCCCACGCCGACCCGCGCCGCTACCGACGCCTACACGTGATCATCGGTGATGCCAACATGTCGGAATGGGCCACCTGGATGAAGCTGGCGACCACCTCGATCGTGCTGGCGATGATCGAGGACGACTGGCCGATGGGCGAGCTTCGGCCGGTGACCCCGGTCGCCACCCTGCGCCACATCAGCTGGGACCTGAGCCTGAGCGAAACCTACGAGACGCTCGATGGTGGCACGATCACGGCGCTGGGGGCCCAGCGGGAGCTGTGCGCGCTGGCGCGTGGTTGGGGCGAGCAGTGCGACACCTCGGCGGTGGGTGGCGACGACGTGCTGGCCGAGGTGCTCGGCGAGTGGGAGCGGGTGCTCGACGACCTGGAACACGACCGCCAGCGCGCCGCCGACCGGGTGGACTGGGTGGCCAAAGGCCGGCTGCTGGGCGGGTTCGCCGAGCGGCACCAGTTGCCACCTGGCGCCCCCAAGCTGCGGGCACTCGACTTGCAATACCACGACATGCGCCCCGATCGCTGCCTGGCCCTCCGGGCCGGCCTGCGCACGCTGGTGAGCGCCGTGGAGGTGGCCGCCGCCGTCGACCTGCCGCCCACCGATACCAGGGCGTGGTTCCGGGGCACCGTGCTCGCACGGTTCACCGATCAGGTGGTGACGGCCAACTGGGATTCGATCGTGTTCGACACCGGTACGTCGTCGCTGTCGCGGGTGCCGATGATGGAGCCCACCCGCGGCACCGAAGCGATCCTGGGCGAGATGGTGGCGTCGAGCGCCGACGCCGCCGAGCTGTTGGCCAAGTTGAACGCTTCGCGCTGA
- a CDS encoding DUF839 domain-containing protein: MQRCHHPTPRVDHVDDRHSHDDGDTDDGRVATPVSWTQPMVDSGADGLWVPQGWSATVLARTGEKVGSTNYVWSAAPDGAASFVDPGGVGWWVAINHEASSRSGGGASAIHLSEDGEVIAAHRIIGGSSYNCAGGATPWGTWLSGEEVVRGRIWEANPTIANSGELRPAMGVFAHEAAAVDEARKGIYMTEDQPDGRLYRFTPRSWPNLNAGTLEVAVVSGGTIGGTGSVAWAEVPDPSAATTDTRAQVAESTPYAGGEGIAFGHGKIFFSTKHDNTVWAYDPASSVMTIVYRAGAGAVLTGVDNLWWDDLSSTLLTAEDGGNMELVALGLDGSAVPILRAEGHGGSEITGPTVSPNRRFMTLSSQRGSANSIGVTWLVEGAFPSR, encoded by the coding sequence TTGCAACGCTGTCACCACCCCACCCCCCGGGTCGACCACGTCGACGACCGGCACAGCCACGACGACGGCGACACCGACGACGGTCGGGTTGCGACGCCCGTCTCGTGGACCCAGCCGATGGTCGACTCGGGCGCCGACGGCCTGTGGGTGCCCCAGGGCTGGAGCGCCACCGTGTTGGCCCGTACCGGTGAGAAGGTGGGCTCCACCAACTACGTGTGGTCGGCCGCCCCCGATGGCGCCGCCTCGTTCGTCGATCCGGGTGGCGTGGGGTGGTGGGTGGCGATCAACCACGAGGCCAGCTCCCGCAGCGGCGGTGGGGCGAGCGCCATCCATCTTTCCGAGGACGGCGAAGTGATCGCCGCACATCGCATCATCGGCGGCAGCTCCTACAACTGCGCCGGTGGCGCCACCCCGTGGGGCACTTGGCTCTCGGGCGAGGAGGTTGTTCGGGGGCGTATCTGGGAGGCCAACCCGACGATCGCGAACAGCGGTGAGCTGCGACCAGCGATGGGCGTCTTCGCCCACGAGGCGGCGGCGGTGGACGAAGCCCGTAAGGGGATCTACATGACCGAGGACCAGCCCGACGGTCGCCTCTACCGCTTCACACCAAGGTCGTGGCCCAACCTGAACGCTGGAACCCTCGAGGTGGCCGTCGTGAGCGGTGGCACCATCGGTGGCACGGGGTCGGTCGCCTGGGCCGAGGTGCCCGACCCGTCAGCGGCGACGACCGACACCCGTGCTCAGGTGGCCGAGTCCACCCCGTATGCGGGCGGGGAGGGCATCGCATTCGGCCACGGCAAGATCTTCTTCTCGACCAAGCACGACAACACGGTGTGGGCCTATGACCCGGCCAGCAGTGTGATGACGATCGTGTACCGGGCCGGCGCCGGCGCCGTGTTGACCGGGGTGGACAACCTGTGGTGGGACGACCTGTCCTCCACGCTGTTGACCGCCGAGGACGGCGGCAACATGGAGTTGGTTGCGCTAGGCCTCGATGGCTCGGCCGTTCCGATCCTGCGGGCCGAGGGTCATGGTGGCTCGGAGATCACCGGCCCCACCGTCTCACCGAATCGCCGGTTCATGACGCTGTCCAGCCAGCGGGGGAGCGCCAACTCGATTGGGGTGACCTGGCTGGTCGAGGGCGCCTTCCCGTCGCGCTGA
- a CDS encoding DUF839 domain-containing protein: MSPQHPPDSSRRRLLAALAGAPIGALLVGAGCSSDGGDTASTSGSKKKTTTSTSTNGVPTSAPSTPASWSKPTIDSGADGLLVPAGWSATVLARTGEKVGSTNYVWSPAPDGAATFADPDDDGWWVAINHEAASDNGGGASAIHLSDDGKVIAAHRILGGTTLNCAGGPTPWGTWLSGEEFDQGRVWEADPTVENSGEARPALGVFKHEAAGVDEAGKAVYLTEDQPDGRFYRFTPSSWPDLGAGTLEVAVVKGGSIDGTGAVTWAEVPDPSAAEMATRTQVADSTPYAGGEGIALGDGKIFFSTKLDNTVWAYDPASNEMSIVYRASGDGATGDGDVLTGVDNLWWDGPSATLLTAEDGGNMELVALGLDGSAVPILRVEGHDGSEITGPTVSPDRKFMTLSSQRGRKDSIGVTWLVEGPLPSV, from the coding sequence ATGAGTCCGCAGCACCCACCCGATTCGTCCCGGCGTCGGCTGCTGGCCGCCTTGGCCGGAGCGCCGATCGGCGCCTTGCTCGTCGGCGCCGGCTGCAGCTCCGATGGCGGCGACACCGCGTCCACGTCCGGTTCAAAGAAGAAGACGACGACGTCCACCTCGACGAACGGAGTGCCAACGTCCGCGCCGTCGACCCCGGCGTCGTGGTCCAAGCCGACGATCGACTCCGGTGCCGACGGCCTGTTGGTGCCCGCCGGGTGGAGCGCCACCGTGCTGGCCCGTACCGGCGAGAAGGTCGGCTCGACCAACTACGTCTGGTCGCCGGCGCCCGACGGCGCCGCCACGTTCGCCGACCCGGACGACGACGGTTGGTGGGTGGCCATCAACCACGAGGCCGCCTCCGACAACGGTGGCGGCGCAAGCGCCATCCATCTGTCCGACGACGGCAAGGTGATCGCCGCCCATCGCATCCTCGGTGGCACCACCCTCAACTGCGCCGGTGGCCCCACCCCTTGGGGCACCTGGCTGTCGGGCGAGGAGTTTGACCAGGGTCGTGTGTGGGAGGCCGATCCGACCGTCGAGAACAGCGGCGAGGCTCGGCCGGCGTTGGGCGTGTTCAAGCACGAGGCCGCAGGGGTGGACGAGGCCGGCAAGGCGGTCTACCTGACCGAGGACCAGCCCGACGGTCGCTTCTACCGCTTCACTCCGTCGTCGTGGCCCGATCTGGGCGCCGGCACCCTCGAGGTTGCGGTGGTGAAGGGCGGAAGCATCGACGGCACCGGAGCGGTGACGTGGGCGGAGGTGCCCGACCCGTCGGCGGCGGAAATGGCCACGCGAACCCAGGTGGCCGACTCCACCCCGTATGCGGGCGGGGAGGGCATCGCGCTCGGCGACGGCAAGATCTTCTTCTCGACCAAGCTGGACAACACGGTGTGGGCCTACGACCCGGCCAGCAACGAGATGTCGATCGTTTACCGGGCAAGCGGAGACGGCGCCACCGGAGACGGGGACGTGCTGACCGGCGTCGACAACCTGTGGTGGGACGGTCCGTCGGCAACGCTGTTGACCGCCGAGGACGGCGGCAATATGGAGCTGGTTGCACTCGGCCTCGATGGCTCCGCCGTCCCGATCCTGCGGGTCGAGGGTCACGATGGCTCGGAGATCACCGGCCCCACCGTGTCACCCGACCGCAAGTTCATGACCCTGTCCAGCCAACGGGGGCGCAAGGACTCGATCGGGGTGACCTGGCTGGTCGAGGGCCCGCTGCCGTCGGTCTAA
- the prcB gene encoding proteasome subunit beta: protein MNLPTFSPGDDPGPDFARLVRNSGLSAPVPSGDATLAVPHGTTCLAVRFADGVIMAGDRRATSGNLISHRNIEKVFPGDRYSGVAIAGAAGPAVQMVRLFQLQLEHYEKVEGDHLSLEGKANQLSQMVAQHLPMAMQGLAVVPIFAGYDLKRGEGRLFQYDVTGGRYEEADHTATGSGSLHAGTVVKMGWRRDLSEAAAVDLVLEALYQAAEEDSATGGPDLLRGIYPIVATITARGFERIDDSGLAERTEALIERLRERR from the coding sequence ATGAACCTCCCCACCTTCTCGCCGGGTGACGACCCAGGCCCCGACTTTGCCCGACTGGTGCGCAACAGCGGCCTGAGCGCACCCGTCCCCTCGGGCGACGCCACCCTTGCCGTCCCGCACGGTACGACGTGTCTGGCGGTCCGCTTCGCAGACGGCGTGATCATGGCCGGTGATCGTCGGGCCACCTCGGGCAACCTGATCAGCCACCGCAACATCGAGAAGGTCTTCCCCGGCGACCGCTACAGCGGCGTCGCCATCGCCGGTGCGGCAGGTCCGGCCGTGCAGATGGTCCGGCTGTTCCAGCTGCAACTCGAGCACTACGAGAAGGTGGAAGGCGATCACCTGTCACTGGAGGGCAAGGCCAACCAGCTGAGCCAGATGGTGGCCCAGCACCTGCCGATGGCCATGCAGGGCCTGGCGGTCGTACCGATCTTCGCCGGTTACGACCTGAAGCGAGGCGAGGGCCGGCTGTTCCAGTACGACGTGACCGGCGGGCGCTACGAGGAGGCCGATCACACGGCCACCGGGTCGGGCAGCCTGCACGCCGGCACCGTCGTCAAGATGGGCTGGAGGCGAGACCTGAGCGAGGCCGCCGCCGTCGACCTCGTGCTCGAAGCGCTCTACCAGGCGGCCGAGGAGGACTCGGCCACCGGGGGCCCCGACCTGTTGCGGGGTATCTACCCGATCGTGGCCACCATCACCGCCCGCGGCTTCGAACGCATCGACGACTCGGGCCTGGCCGAGCGCACCGAGGCACTCATCGAGCGCCTGCGGGAACGGCGCTAG
- a CDS encoding ubiquitin-like protein Pup: protein MAERETQRKATPSRQAEDEQVDEAVPGGQAAETGERLKAELDDLLDEIDEVLETNAEDFVKSYVQKGGE, encoded by the coding sequence ATGGCCGAACGAGAAACACAGCGCAAGGCGACACCATCCCGTCAGGCGGAGGATGAACAGGTCGATGAGGCAGTGCCCGGTGGCCAGGCGGCCGAGACCGGCGAGCGGCTGAAGGCCGAGCTCGATGATCTTCTCGACGAGATCGACGAAGTCCTCGAGACCAACGCCGAGGACTTCGTGAAGTCCTACGTGCAAAAGGGCGGCGAGTAA
- the prcA gene encoding proteasome subunit alpha — protein sequence MTQPFYVAPEQVMKDRADYARKGIARGRSLIGMSCDEAILICAENPSRLLRKIYEIYDRIAFAGVGKYNEFDQLRIAGVRSADLKGYAYSREDVDGRSLANGYAQSLGNVFTHEMKPMEVEILIAEVSNGPDDDRLFHILYDGTLIDEASFTVLGGDAEAVRNRVASEFEATPSLADGLRLAALALAGPDRSLSAGDLEVAVLDRNVEHRAFRRLTVDEVAELLGGEVGGSDQSGSGNGASDVEEIPLAATVTTDTGATDLSTAETDASAEAENDDEKAPEADSDDGT from the coding sequence ATGACCCAGCCGTTCTACGTCGCCCCCGAGCAGGTGATGAAGGACCGGGCCGATTACGCCCGCAAGGGGATCGCCCGCGGTCGCAGCCTGATCGGCATGTCCTGTGACGAGGCCATCCTGATCTGTGCGGAGAACCCCAGCCGCCTGCTGCGCAAGATCTACGAGATTTACGACCGCATCGCCTTTGCCGGCGTCGGCAAATACAACGAGTTCGACCAGCTCCGCATCGCCGGGGTGCGCAGCGCCGACCTCAAGGGCTACGCCTACAGCCGTGAGGACGTGGACGGGCGCAGCCTGGCCAACGGCTATGCCCAGAGCCTGGGCAACGTCTTCACCCACGAGATGAAGCCGATGGAGGTGGAGATCCTGATCGCCGAGGTGTCGAACGGGCCCGACGATGACCGGCTGTTCCACATCCTCTACGACGGCACACTGATCGACGAGGCCAGCTTCACCGTGTTGGGCGGTGACGCCGAGGCGGTTCGGAACCGGGTGGCCAGCGAGTTCGAAGCCACGCCGAGCTTGGCGGACGGCCTGCGACTGGCCGCTTTGGCCCTGGCCGGGCCCGACCGCAGCCTGTCGGCGGGCGACCTGGAGGTGGCGGTGCTGGACCGCAACGTCGAGCATCGGGCATTTCGCCGGCTGACCGTTGACGAGGTCGCCGAACTGCTCGGCGGTGAGGTGGGCGGGAGCGACCAGTCCGGTTCCGGTAATGGGGCGTCCGACGTCGAGGAGATACCCCTCGCTGCAACGGTCACCACCGATACCGGTGCCACCGACCTGTCGACCGCCGAAACCGACGCATCGGCGGAGGCCGAGAACGACGACGAGAAGGCCCCGGAGGCCGACTCGGACGACGGCACCTGA